The following proteins are encoded in a genomic region of Sulfurovum indicum:
- a CDS encoding NADH-quinone oxidoreductase subunit J: MYEVVAFYLFSALTIGLFLITVMSKNVLYAMTALASGMVLISGFFFILGADFLGVVQLIVYVGAVMALYSFAMMFFDATRDIKEKNTPAPLIFLLGGVSALVLVLMFAGPIHSEAIQALYPMHEGVGNAQDVGIVLFTKYLVPFEVAAVMLLVAMIAGIILAGRKMEQSLTEDQSADDEILQQKDAK; encoded by the coding sequence ATGTATGAAGTAGTAGCCTTTTACCTATTTTCGGCTTTAACAATAGGATTGTTTCTCATTACAGTGATGAGCAAGAACGTACTTTATGCGATGACAGCATTGGCATCGGGTATGGTTCTTATTTCCGGGTTCTTCTTTATCCTTGGAGCGGATTTCCTCGGAGTGGTGCAACTGATCGTATATGTAGGTGCGGTTATGGCACTCTACTCATTTGCAATGATGTTCTTTGATGCAACAAGAGATATTAAAGAGAAAAACACACCGGCACCGCTTATCTTCCTGCTGGGGGGTGTAAGCGCATTGGTACTTGTGCTAATGTTTGCCGGACCGATCCACTCTGAAGCGATTCAGGCACTCTATCCGATGCATGAGGGTGTAGGGAATGCACAGGATGTAGGTATTGTACTCTTTACCAAGTATCTCGTACCTTTCGAAGTAGCAGCTGTAATGCTGCTTGTGGCTATGATCGCAGGGATTATCCTTGCCGGTAGGAAGATGGAACAGAGTCTTACTGAAGATCAAAGTGCAGATGATGAAATATTACAACAAAAGGATGCAAAATGA
- a CDS encoding 2Fe-2S iron-sulfur cluster-binding protein has translation MSVHNSMNTGKPISITIDGKVCKSTFGKTILEIARENDIYIPTMCYLTKVQPIASCRMCVVNVEGVEGMILSCQEKAVDGAVITTNNRELYQERQNIMKLYNVNHPLECGVCDKSGECDLQNKTMEFNVDQQHFTARDQHRPVENWGHVSYDPALCIMCEKCVRVSTEITGDEALKVKFGGYSSTIINVKQEKNYASLGEAAAVCPVGALVSTDFKYTSNAWELTKIPSACPHCGGGCQMYYEVKHDRIYRVTNTFEFSNLCGAGRFGFDYANEGAVKDPKVFERAVEAFRKADSVIFSNQTSNEEALILQKLKEKFGFKLVSHEARAYQRFMNAYAQITGKHLYGGDLKTLSQSTAVIIFGSRINNDSPTVKYHINMASKWHRARVIYMHPMEDAEIKNIVTQFIKYEVGSEEGAAALLAHALLEDAELPKTLRASLDDLDIGNLSAESNIGEEELEALKKSLLKKHGFSLVVGSDLYTHPRAEQIAKLVALLEQYAGFNVICVPPAGNAMGISLVCDLDDETEGYTVGYNAQADFTLSALGDGDIDMPAMNQQEGTLTTVDKRVVPMNVALPYGGYVLNDIANALGERAEYTIDYTKVLPEEKGFKAVEFDALEDYFDTVGNEHRGYLLKVQKVSVRRALEEVEELQAYDGAVIYRCDPVEQFSPFTAKSRLLKDEAMLLGSQQFATVTKLQEGDVIEFEVDGVSFRRVFKIDTSMKGTIALNPTFDMGLSASLLSSYRFSRLVHKKTNNENIGNNDE, from the coding sequence ATGAGTGTACATAATTCAATGAATACAGGAAAGCCGATCAGCATCACTATCGATGGAAAAGTGTGTAAAAGTACGTTTGGCAAAACCATTCTGGAGATTGCCAGAGAAAATGATATTTACATTCCAACGATGTGTTACCTTACCAAAGTGCAGCCTATAGCTTCGTGTCGTATGTGTGTGGTGAATGTCGAGGGTGTTGAGGGAATGATCCTCTCTTGTCAGGAGAAGGCAGTTGATGGTGCAGTGATCACGACCAACAACAGAGAGCTTTATCAGGAGCGACAGAATATCATGAAGCTCTATAATGTCAACCATCCGCTGGAGTGTGGGGTGTGTGACAAAAGCGGTGAGTGCGATCTGCAGAACAAAACAATGGAGTTCAATGTTGACCAACAGCATTTTACCGCCCGTGATCAGCACAGACCGGTTGAGAACTGGGGACATGTCTCCTATGACCCGGCACTGTGTATCATGTGCGAAAAGTGCGTTCGTGTTTCAACCGAGATAACCGGTGATGAAGCACTGAAGGTGAAATTCGGCGGATACAGTTCGACTATCATCAATGTCAAACAGGAGAAGAACTACGCATCGCTTGGTGAAGCAGCAGCTGTCTGTCCGGTGGGGGCTTTGGTCAGTACAGATTTCAAGTATACATCCAATGCATGGGAACTTACAAAGATCCCGTCTGCCTGTCCGCATTGCGGCGGCGGATGCCAGATGTATTATGAAGTCAAACATGACCGGATATACCGTGTAACGAACACTTTTGAATTCTCAAATCTCTGTGGGGCAGGACGCTTTGGATTTGACTATGCCAATGAAGGAGCTGTGAAAGATCCAAAAGTATTTGAAAGAGCCGTAGAAGCTTTCAGGAAAGCTGATTCTGTGATCTTTTCAAACCAGACCTCCAACGAAGAGGCTCTGATCCTTCAGAAGCTCAAGGAAAAATTCGGGTTTAAGCTTGTTTCCCATGAAGCAAGAGCATATCAGAGGTTTATGAATGCTTATGCTCAAATTACAGGGAAACACCTCTATGGAGGCGATCTGAAAACACTTTCTCAATCCACTGCGGTCATTATTTTCGGAAGCCGTATCAACAATGATTCGCCAACAGTCAAGTATCATATCAATATGGCAAGCAAGTGGCATCGGGCAAGAGTAATCTATATGCACCCTATGGAAGATGCAGAGATTAAAAATATCGTGACACAGTTCATTAAGTATGAAGTAGGGAGTGAAGAGGGTGCTGCTGCACTGCTTGCACATGCACTGCTCGAAGATGCCGAACTGCCAAAAACACTGCGTGCATCACTTGATGATCTTGATATCGGCAATCTCAGCGCAGAGAGCAATATCGGTGAAGAGGAGCTTGAAGCATTGAAGAAATCTTTGCTGAAAAAGCATGGTTTCTCACTGGTTGTCGGAAGCGATCTCTATACGCATCCAAGAGCGGAGCAGATTGCCAAGCTGGTAGCACTGCTTGAACAGTACGCAGGATTCAATGTGATCTGTGTACCGCCGGCAGGCAATGCAATGGGTATCTCTCTTGTTTGCGATCTTGATGATGAGACGGAAGGGTATACAGTAGGTTATAATGCCCAGGCGGACTTTACTCTTTCAGCATTGGGGGACGGAGATATTGATATGCCTGCAATGAACCAGCAGGAAGGGACCTTGACAACGGTAGACAAACGTGTTGTACCGATGAACGTGGCACTCCCGTATGGGGGATATGTCCTTAATGACATTGCCAATGCATTAGGAGAGAGAGCAGAGTATACGATCGACTATACGAAGGTACTTCCTGAAGAGAAAGGGTTTAAAGCTGTTGAATTCGATGCGCTTGAGGATTACTTTGATACTGTAGGAAATGAGCATCGAGGGTATCTTTTGAAAGTGCAGAAAGTTTCTGTCAGGCGTGCACTTGAAGAGGTTGAAGAGCTTCAGGCTTACGATGGGGCTGTGATCTACCGATGTGATCCGGTTGAGCAGTTCTCACCGTTTACGGCCAAATCAAGGCTGCTCAAAGATGAAGCGATGCTTTTAGGTTCACAGCAGTTTGCAACTGTTACAAAACTGCAGGAGGGTGATGTGATCGAGTTCGAGGTGGATGGTGTCAGCTTCCGCCGTGTGTTTAAGATCGATACATCTATGAAAGGAACGATTGCGCTTAACCCAACATTTGACATGGGATTAAGTGCATCTTTGCTATCCTCTTACAGATTTAGCAGACTGGTTCACAAGAAAACCAATAATGAGAATATAGGAAACAACGATGAGTGA
- a CDS encoding NADH-ubiquinone oxidoreductase subunit E family protein produces MKRYDLRHLHDDFYDRMVELIDKGLKVGEVGIFLFEVGDFSSIQKSADVIKAAGHDLMNSLKFNEVDWTIVVKKVDEETRKARAEEIEAARIEEEKRAAEAAAAAEEKAKAEAKAKEEAEKAAAKAKEEAEKAESGKEESAPADKSAAKNASAKKTAAKPAGKKTPASKTKAK; encoded by the coding sequence ATGAAAAGATATGATTTAAGACATTTACATGATGATTTTTATGACAGAATGGTCGAACTTATCGATAAAGGGCTGAAAGTTGGTGAAGTAGGGATCTTTCTGTTTGAGGTAGGTGATTTTTCCTCTATCCAGAAGAGTGCTGATGTAATCAAAGCTGCCGGACATGATCTCATGAACTCATTGAAGTTTAATGAGGTGGACTGGACCATTGTGGTTAAAAAAGTCGATGAAGAGACTAGAAAAGCCAGAGCTGAAGAGATCGAAGCAGCAAGAATAGAAGAAGAGAAGAGAGCTGCAGAAGCGGCAGCAGCAGCTGAAGAGAAAGCAAAAGCTGAAGCGAAAGCCAAGGAAGAAGCTGAAAAAGCAGCAGCCAAGGCAAAAGAAGAGGCTGAAAAAGCTGAATCAGGGAAAGAAGAGAGTGCTCCGGCGGATAAATCTGCAGCGAAAAATGCATCGGCGAAGAAAACAGCAGCAAAACCGGCAGGAAAGAAGACGCCGGCAAGCAAAACAAAGGCTAAATAA
- a CDS encoding FAD-dependent oxidoreductase, which produces MSRVVFSTWRDEFIDNRGKLSDEWSESGFKLPETYHGDTKSKAFIGWDGVAIFDEDIDAVELASQYAAQYQEYSEACGRCAPGRWGGRILYDLLDKIARGEGTHDDVAHLKEISQTMMTTSKCEIGKTVPKPILDLMEHYKDQFDTCIDAKQPSKHYGGDTSYIAKVTAPCTDMCPAHVDIPAYIEGVRDMVFTDSLAATRQTMPLAHTCGRVCPHPCEDACRRANLDEPISIMELKRIGADYETDHEVPWLHPREPKPPRNDGKKVAIIGAGPAGLTAAYYLALEGIQVDIFEELPVNGGEVAVGVPEYRMPVDKYNKDIQFVLDMPTVSITNNHRVDAERLKEIDAEYDATLLAFGTRLSKKVRATNENPKMGGYWGAISMLDKVNLWNKYGIGSPASNELKDKVVVCVGGGFTSMDVVRCSIREGAKKVIMLYRRDEKTIIRNTTYEEYHEAVEEGVEFIFHSAIEEIFDDGEKITKLKVNRFELVPDPEGGRPQLQKIEGADFEIECDFLIPAVSQAADLQILPEEWNIELTSWNTILTNGRDFMSSRPGLFAAGDCEYGPMTIVNAVGQARRAASVISRYIYDGKCTLTDDEIMEDHLNKLKVYDKNEKITGWMPGLPRAVSEKLGVDERKDNNKEVNLGFTGEEAIAEAERCMRCYYISMVAV; this is translated from the coding sequence ATGTCACGTGTTGTATTCTCTACTTGGAGAGACGAGTTTATCGATAACCGCGGTAAGCTCTCTGATGAGTGGAGTGAATCTGGATTTAAACTGCCAGAGACCTACCATGGTGATACCAAGTCCAAAGCTTTTATCGGCTGGGATGGTGTGGCTATCTTCGATGAAGATATCGATGCAGTGGAACTGGCTTCCCAGTATGCTGCACAGTATCAGGAGTACTCTGAGGCTTGCGGACGTTGTGCACCGGGTAGGTGGGGCGGAAGGATCCTTTATGATTTGCTTGATAAAATAGCCCGTGGTGAAGGAACACATGATGATGTGGCTCATCTTAAGGAGATATCCCAAACGATGATGACCACATCCAAGTGTGAGATCGGAAAAACTGTACCGAAGCCGATTCTGGATCTGATGGAACATTATAAGGATCAGTTCGATACCTGTATTGATGCCAAACAGCCATCCAAGCATTACGGAGGGGATACCTCCTATATTGCAAAAGTGACGGCTCCATGTACCGATATGTGTCCGGCACATGTCGATATCCCTGCATATATTGAAGGTGTCAGGGATATGGTCTTTACCGATTCACTGGCTGCAACACGTCAGACAATGCCTCTGGCACATACTTGTGGACGTGTCTGCCCTCATCCATGTGAAGATGCCTGCCGCCGTGCAAACCTTGATGAACCGATATCTATTATGGAGCTTAAGCGTATCGGTGCAGATTATGAGACGGACCATGAAGTACCCTGGCTGCACCCGAGAGAACCCAAACCGCCGAGAAATGACGGAAAGAAAGTGGCGATTATTGGTGCAGGACCGGCAGGACTTACGGCTGCCTACTACCTTGCACTGGAAGGTATTCAGGTTGACATTTTTGAAGAGCTTCCTGTCAATGGCGGTGAGGTAGCTGTCGGTGTACCTGAATACAGAATGCCGGTGGACAAGTATAATAAAGATATACAGTTCGTACTTGATATGCCTACAGTCAGCATTACCAACAACCATCGTGTAGATGCTGAGCGCCTTAAAGAGATCGATGCAGAGTATGATGCGACACTGTTGGCATTTGGTACACGTCTCTCCAAAAAAGTACGTGCAACCAATGAAAACCCTAAAATGGGTGGATATTGGGGTGCGATCTCGATGCTTGACAAGGTGAACCTGTGGAACAAGTACGGTATTGGATCTCCAGCTTCTAATGAGCTCAAAGATAAGGTTGTTGTCTGTGTCGGTGGAGGATTTACTTCTATGGACGTTGTAAGATGTTCCATCCGTGAAGGTGCGAAGAAGGTGATCATGCTCTATCGTCGTGATGAGAAGACGATCATCAGAAACACAACCTATGAAGAGTACCATGAAGCAGTCGAAGAGGGAGTTGAGTTCATCTTTCACTCTGCCATTGAAGAGATCTTTGATGATGGAGAGAAGATCACTAAACTCAAGGTTAACCGTTTTGAACTGGTCCCTGATCCAGAGGGTGGTAGACCACAGCTTCAAAAGATCGAAGGTGCGGATTTTGAGATTGAATGTGATTTCCTTATTCCTGCGGTTTCCCAGGCAGCAGACCTTCAGATACTGCCGGAAGAGTGGAACATAGAACTGACTTCGTGGAATACGATCCTTACCAACGGACGAGACTTTATGAGCTCGCGTCCGGGACTTTTTGCCGCGGGAGATTGTGAGTATGGTCCTATGACAATTGTGAATGCAGTTGGTCAGGCAAGACGAGCCGCATCAGTGATTAGCCGTTATATCTATGACGGAAAATGCACATTGACTGATGATGAGATTATGGAAGATCATCTCAATAAACTCAAAGTTTATGACAAGAATGAGAAGATCACCGGTTGGATGCCAGGACTTCCGCGTGCTGTAAGTGAAAAGCTTGGTGTTGATGAGCGTAAAGACAACAACAAAGAGGTTAATCTCGGATTTACCGGGGAAGAGGCAATTGCTGAAGCAGAACGTTGTATGCGTTGTTACTACATCTCTATGGTAGCAGTGTAA
- the nuoI gene encoding NADH-quinone oxidoreductase subunit NuoI: protein MGLEQFKNRNVGEQNYVMLDLGQSPTKGMDKFTQVVKRTFKGELFVGLWVTMREMINALFKGQMHTVKYPFEKLPISPRYRAIHDMLRLLESGHYRCIGCGLCEKICISNCITMDTRYDENQRKEVSEYTINFGRCIFCGYCAEVCPELAIVHGPRYETASEQRASFSLFEDMLTPIDKLNLQQEYDGFGAVSPNADENIKKTPLAY from the coding sequence ATGGGTTTAGAACAATTTAAAAACAGAAATGTCGGAGAGCAGAACTACGTCATGCTTGACCTTGGTCAGTCACCGACAAAAGGAATGGATAAATTCACCCAGGTCGTCAAGAGAACCTTCAAGGGGGAACTCTTTGTCGGTCTCTGGGTTACAATGAGAGAGATGATCAATGCGCTTTTTAAAGGACAGATGCATACGGTCAAGTACCCGTTCGAGAAGCTGCCTATCTCTCCGCGTTACAGAGCGATCCATGATATGCTCCGGCTGCTGGAGAGCGGACACTACAGATGTATAGGTTGTGGTCTGTGTGAGAAGATATGTATCTCCAACTGTATTACGATGGATACCCGTTATGACGAGAATCAGCGTAAAGAGGTGAGTGAATATACCATCAACTTCGGCCGCTGTATCTTCTGTGGATACTGTGCAGAAGTGTGTCCGGAGCTGGCGATCGTACATGGCCCGCGTTACGAAACAGCATCAGAGCAGAGAGCGAGTTTCTCCCTCTTTGAAGATATGCTTACGCCGATCGACAAACTTAATCTGCAGCAAGAGTACGACGGCTTTGGTGCAGTCTCGCCGAATGCGGATGAGAATATTAAGAAAACGCCGTTAGCGTATTAA
- the nuoK gene encoding NADH-quinone oxidoreductase subunit NuoK translates to MIGLSHYLIVSAILFSIGLMGVLRRRNLLMLFFATEVMLNAVNIAFAAISHYYNDLTGQMFAFFIIAIAASEVAVGLGILIVLYKKHGSLDLDDLASMRG, encoded by the coding sequence ATGATAGGTCTATCACACTACCTTATCGTATCGGCAATCCTCTTCTCAATTGGGTTGATGGGTGTGCTTAGAAGAAGAAATCTGTTGATGCTTTTCTTCGCGACAGAGGTCATGCTCAATGCAGTTAATATTGCATTTGCAGCGATCTCACACTATTACAACGATCTTACAGGTCAAATGTTTGCATTCTTTATTATTGCGATCGCAGCGAGTGAAGTGGCAGTAGGACTTGGTATATTGATTGTATTGTATAAAAAACACGGCAGTCTGGATCTTGATGATCTTGCAAGTATGAGGGGGTAA
- the nuoH gene encoding NADH-quinone oxidoreductase subunit NuoH, whose translation METTLAHNLPEVTAAGVWIKAIIILAVISAIAGFGTFIERKVLAFMQRRLGPMHVGPYGLLQLIADGIKLFTKEDIVPQNANKLIFMVAPIITAATAFIALAAVPVFPDFTIPEWIPLLGGTFVPSIAADLNIGILFVLGMMAAGLYGPLLAGMAQANKWGIIGAARTAIQFLSYEVVTGLSILAPIMLVGSLSFVDFNNAQAGGISNWLIWQQPVAFVLFLIAGFAETNRTPFDLLEHEAEVVSGYATEYSGMRWGMFFIGEYANMITISIIAAIVFLGGYSADGLGWLAIILKVAFFFFLMLWVRAAWPHVRPDQLMWLCWKVLMPIAVINVVITGIVMMV comes from the coding sequence ATGGAAACAACACTCGCACACAATTTACCGGAAGTAACGGCAGCAGGAGTCTGGATAAAAGCTATAATTATTTTGGCTGTTATCTCTGCTATCGCGGGATTTGGTACCTTTATTGAAAGAAAGGTACTGGCATTTATGCAGCGAAGACTTGGACCGATGCACGTAGGTCCCTACGGACTCCTGCAGTTGATTGCCGATGGTATCAAACTTTTTACCAAAGAGGATATCGTACCGCAAAATGCAAATAAACTGATCTTTATGGTCGCCCCGATTATCACAGCTGCAACAGCATTTATTGCCCTTGCAGCAGTACCGGTATTCCCTGACTTTACTATCCCTGAGTGGATACCGCTTCTTGGGGGTACTTTTGTTCCGTCGATAGCGGCAGATCTTAATATTGGGATTCTTTTTGTTCTGGGAATGATGGCTGCAGGGCTTTACGGTCCTTTGCTGGCAGGTATGGCACAGGCGAACAAGTGGGGTATCATAGGTGCAGCGCGTACTGCGATCCAGTTCCTCTCTTATGAAGTAGTAACAGGATTGTCTATCCTGGCACCGATAATGCTGGTCGGATCTCTTTCTTTTGTAGACTTCAACAATGCCCAGGCAGGCGGCATCAGTAATTGGCTCATCTGGCAGCAGCCGGTAGCTTTCGTACTTTTCCTTATCGCAGGATTTGCAGAAACGAACAGAACACCGTTTGACCTGCTTGAGCATGAAGCAGAGGTTGTTTCCGGGTATGCAACAGAGTATTCTGGAATGAGATGGGGGATGTTCTTCATCGGCGAGTATGCGAACATGATCACAATCTCGATCATTGCAGCGATTGTTTTTCTTGGCGGATACAGTGCAGATGGACTGGGTTGGCTGGCCATTATCTTGAAAGTAGCCTTCTTCTTTTTCTTGATGTTATGGGTAAGAGCGGCGTGGCCGCACGTGAGACCGGATCAGTTGATGTGGCTGTGCTGGAAAGTCTTGATGCCGATAGCGGTGATCAATGTGGTCATCACCGGTATTGTGATGATGGTATAA
- a CDS encoding NADH-quinone oxidoreductase subunit G: MSEVKTVENMVTITIDGKTYHAKEGEYILNAARANDVFIPAICYLTRCSPTLACRLCLVEADGKQVYACNAKVKEGMEITVDTPNILEERRAIMEVYDVNHPLQCGVCDKSGECELQNYTLELAVDSQSYSIPDTKREVKNWSTVLHYDAGLCIVCERCTTVCKDMIGDSAITTTKRGGEALDKSYKESMPKDAYAMWNKLQKSIIAPSNGTDFTDCSDCGECTAVCPVGALTGRDFVYTTNAWELKRIPATCAHCSSGCQIYYETKHTSVSDRTEKIYRVTNEWNYVSLCGAGRYGYDFENRVEGKDKDAFDAAVEAFKKAETIRFNSVITNEEALMLQTLKEKMGIKLINPDARAFQKFLTAYSKAAGQSLYTYDFKEVMATDFVMSVGASLRNDNPNARYAFNNVQKMNKGAGLYFHPVGDTLVPTFGKNVEVFTHKVGLEEAALYLILDLFADKEKLPSDVKEYLESFKSTATKTVKEKVMKSVTETVIDEETGEEKEVTKKVPEMVEKEVAVEKNGLVELLGKESDKFTEAFEKMMKKKESFSLIIGEDLYFNDRAENLAKLIALIEQTSPVRVAMIPPKTNSLGVALICELDDEATGYTIGYNENGDFRLSALGDGDLDMPAMNQQEGTLTNMHKRVTPTNAALEYKGYELNDLMKVLVGAPELTIDWTEKLPTEKGFKAVEFDSLPNGYLNDGTENRGYALNLSTFDREEIKVEKIDESKVLEGDIVYRCNPQRQFNDFTDKAHEIFESFGLYASPAKAEMLGEKVEIDFGEKSITVDVIVDDRMEGEITALTDFKSSQDVYSLFGESRYQTVTMRKV, encoded by the coding sequence ATGAGTGAAGTAAAAACAGTAGAAAATATGGTTACCATCACCATTGACGGTAAGACATATCATGCCAAAGAGGGTGAGTATATCCTCAATGCGGCACGTGCAAATGATGTATTCATCCCGGCTATCTGTTATTTGACACGATGTTCGCCGACTTTGGCGTGTCGTCTCTGTCTGGTCGAAGCAGACGGCAAACAGGTCTATGCCTGTAATGCTAAGGTCAAAGAGGGAATGGAGATTACGGTAGATACGCCGAATATTCTTGAAGAACGCCGTGCTATTATGGAAGTATATGATGTTAATCATCCGCTTCAATGTGGTGTTTGTGACAAGAGTGGAGAGTGTGAACTTCAAAATTATACTTTGGAGTTGGCAGTTGATTCGCAGTCTTATTCTATTCCTGATACGAAGAGGGAAGTGAAGAACTGGAGTACGGTACTTCATTATGATGCCGGTCTCTGTATTGTGTGCGAAAGATGTACGACTGTGTGTAAAGATATGATCGGTGATTCAGCGATCACTACGACAAAAAGAGGCGGAGAAGCACTGGACAAGTCATACAAAGAGTCTATGCCAAAAGATGCCTATGCTATGTGGAACAAACTGCAAAAATCGATCATTGCACCAAGTAACGGAACAGACTTTACTGATTGTTCCGACTGTGGTGAATGTACGGCAGTCTGTCCTGTAGGTGCATTGACTGGTAGAGATTTTGTTTATACCACCAATGCATGGGAGTTGAAACGTATTCCCGCAACATGTGCACACTGCAGTTCCGGATGTCAGATCTATTATGAAACAAAACACACCTCTGTCTCTGACAGAACAGAGAAGATCTACCGTGTGACCAATGAGTGGAATTATGTATCGCTCTGTGGTGCCGGTCGTTACGGATATGACTTTGAGAACAGGGTAGAAGGGAAAGACAAAGATGCATTTGATGCTGCAGTCGAAGCATTTAAGAAGGCAGAAACAATCCGTTTCAACTCAGTGATCACGAATGAAGAAGCCTTGATGCTTCAAACGCTTAAAGAGAAGATGGGTATAAAGCTGATCAATCCTGATGCACGTGCATTCCAAAAATTCCTAACGGCATACAGTAAAGCAGCCGGCCAGTCACTTTACACTTATGATTTTAAAGAGGTGATGGCAACTGATTTTGTTATGAGCGTAGGAGCTTCACTCAGAAACGATAATCCGAATGCACGCTATGCATTCAATAATGTTCAGAAGATGAACAAAGGTGCGGGGCTCTATTTCCATCCGGTAGGCGATACATTGGTACCGACCTTCGGAAAAAACGTTGAAGTATTTACCCATAAAGTGGGACTTGAAGAGGCTGCACTCTATTTGATTCTTGATCTTTTCGCTGATAAAGAGAAGCTTCCTTCAGATGTGAAAGAGTATCTGGAGAGTTTCAAGTCGACTGCTACGAAAACAGTGAAAGAGAAGGTGATGAAGAGTGTTACCGAGACTGTGATCGATGAAGAGACAGGTGAAGAGAAAGAGGTAACCAAAAAGGTACCTGAAATGGTAGAAAAAGAAGTGGCAGTTGAGAAGAACGGACTGGTTGAACTGCTTGGCAAGGAGAGTGACAAGTTTACTGAAGCATTTGAGAAGATGATGAAGAAAAAAGAGAGCTTCTCACTTATTATCGGTGAAGATCTTTACTTCAATGACAGAGCAGAGAACCTCGCTAAACTGATAGCACTGATTGAACAGACTTCACCGGTACGCGTAGCAATGATTCCTCCTAAGACGAACTCTCTGGGTGTAGCGCTTATCTGTGAACTTGATGATGAGGCGACGGGATATACTATCGGATATAACGAGAACGGAGATTTCAGACTTTCTGCACTTGGTGACGGAGATCTTGATATGCCTGCGATGAATCAGCAGGAAGGAACACTGACCAATATGCATAAGCGTGTGACACCGACCAATGCAGCACTTGAGTATAAAGGGTATGAACTTAATGACCTGATGAAGGTACTTGTCGGTGCACCGGAATTGACAATAGACTGGACAGAGAAACTGCCGACAGAGAAAGGATTTAAGGCTGTCGAGTTTGATTCACTTCCTAACGGATACCTTAATGACGGAACAGAGAACAGAGGATATGCATTGAATCTCTCTACCTTTGATAGAGAAGAGATCAAAGTTGAGAAGATCGATGAATCCAAAGTACTTGAGGGTGATATCGTTTACCGATGCAATCCTCAGAGACAGTTCAATGACTTCACAGACAAAGCGCATGAGATCTTTGAAAGCTTCGGTCTTTATGCCTCTCCTGCAAAAGCTGAAATGCTTGGTGAGAAAGTAGAAATCGATTTCGGAGAAAAAAGTATCACAGTCGATGTCATTGTGGATGACCGTATGGAGGGTGAGATTACTGCTCTTACAGATTTCAAGAGCAGCCAGGATGTCTATAGCCTCTTTGGTGAGTCCCGATATCAAACAGTAACAATGAGAAAGGTGTAA